In Nycticebus coucang isolate mNycCou1 chromosome 5, mNycCou1.pri, whole genome shotgun sequence, the DNA window TTCtgaatgggtagatggatggatgggcgaAACGATCATTTACTGAGTATTGCAGGCTAGATACTTTGTACACTTTGTACAGGAGGAAACTGATGCGAGAGCTGTGACTTGCAAAAGAACTTGTCTAACACCCGGTAAAAAGGAGAACTGGAAtctggatttattttcttttgactcCAAAGATCACAGCTAGAAATGAAAACCCCTTAGTCTAACAactgattgtctttttttttttttttttgagacagagtctcattctgtcaaccctgggtatagtgccatagtgtcacagctcacttcaAACTATGgttcttaagtgatcctcttgcctcagccactgagtagctgggactacaggtaccagccacaaccACCcagttattttcagagacaggagttcactctttttcaggctggtctccaacgcctgaactcaggcaatctaactgctttggcctcccacagtgctagcattataggtgtgagccttgGTGCCCAGCCTAAAAActgatatttttctaaaatcacTATTGGTGGACAGGTTTCCTTGGGTTCCATTTTCTAAGTTTATGTATCACGGAAGGGTTTAGGGGGAAGAATATGTCTTACAGAACAAACACTGTACAAGTTGCTGACAAGTTGAACATCCAAGGAGAATAGGAAACACCTACATTTTATTACGGTTCTGAATTAGAAGATGAAGCTATAGAAAAATTTGGCTGGAAGGGGAAGAGTGAAGAACTTTTATTATCACTTATTATTTAGCCATTGCAGGAGAATAGACACACCACTAAGTTCTACTCAAAAAGTGATTTAGAGACATTATATTAATACACtttgtttctgttattttattttgattactaGTTGAAGTGACGGCAACATGAAGAACAGTTATTGAAATAGCATAATCCCAAACCCattcttccacaaccagaacaaAAAGCAATGCACAAACCATTTACTTCACCTCTGTCGAAATTAACAGAActgcaaataaaaagaagaatattattgTTTAGGACTAGAGCAACTAACAATTCTGAAATACAACTAGTAGCAAGACTTACTCTGGGAAGAAATTTtggtaagaatattttaaatgctcCATCTCTTAACAATCTTCATATGTGGGTGAAAACTTTTTACATGTTCCATCTTTTAATAATCCTTAGAGTTATAGAAAAATagcaatgtataatttatatttcacattctttgtaCTTACTTTAGAAGGTGAAATACAATAAGGAAATGTTACAATATAACCAATGCGTGCAAATCTGTAATTGGATTGCAAATCttattttatgataaattaaaaactaatgaaaaaaattcagatcTGAGTtttcagaaatgggaaaaaaataaaatgttagagtTCATTGAACCTGTAACATTTCTTTGGTACCAAGTACTGCCTACCTTAGAAATGaattcctttgtgtctttgtaaTAAAATTGTAAGTTCAATTGTGTTGTGACCCTCTCCAAACTTCCTACATGTCCCCATTGTCTCCAATTCTTCTATTACTGTTGCATGTGCACACAGCATATGCAAGGCCattgaattctattttattttatcttactttattttattttattccttgtttTTGAGACTTACCCTCACTCAATTAcccttgggttgagtgctgtagcatcatagctcacagcaacctcaaactcttgggctccagcaatcctcttgtcttagcctcccaaatagttgggactaaggtgcccgccacaacacccagctgtttttcctatttgtagagacggggtcttgctttgcacaggctagtctcaaactcctgaattcaggcaaACCACCTGTCTTGGACTCcgagagtggtaggattataggtgtgagccacagcaccaggcccttatttttatttttattgtattccacaaatatttctttttaaggttAATTAAATGCATACAGGACATGCAAAAAAAGCTTACTCCTCTTCAATTCTATTTAATTTAACTCCATAGGCCTCAAAAGTTGAATGGAGAATTCATACTAACTCTTTTACTATTGTGCAGGAATTGCTTTGCCCAACACAGACCAGGTCAGAATGGCCCGCTGCCCAATATGGGGGAAGGTGCTATCCTGTTGTGTCACACTGATCATGTTGACACCACCTCATCTTGTCACACCTGACTCCTTTCTCCACCACTGGTTTACAGCACGTCTTCATGATATAGGGAAGTTGAGCTCCCTCTTTTGTCAGAATTTAGAGACCTTATAGGTAAACTTGCAGCTGCTCAGAGAGAGTGATTTTAGGCTCACACAAGAAGTATTGGTGTATACTGATAGAAAATACTTATGCTTTGTTTATGATACAAGAGAAGGCATGATTTAAAAGAAGTAGTAGTAGGCATACAAAATTGGAAGTCAGGATCCCAGCATTCTAGTCTTGCCTTGAAAATTTAAGTGTTATACGTAGGAAGAGCTTGAGTGGAATTTTAACTCTAATCAGTCTGTTTCTTTCTCCATAAATTGGGAAATGGGAGGATTTTAATTTAACATGAAAAGAATTTGCAAACTATCACCTGCAATGCCAAGGAAAGATATCATAATCAAAGTGTTTTAACTGAACCCACACTTTCCAGTGTCCTCACCTAAAACTCCTCTCTGGGGTGACAGAATTATTGAAACAGATGGGAAACTTGACCCCAAATACATCTCCATGGCTCTGAGATTACTCTTACATTTTATCTCCAAGGTTAAACAAATCTAGATTCTCAAAGCTACAACTTTCAAGAGTTACAGCACTTATCTCCCCAAACCCCAAATCAAAGATCTAATAGGCGTACCCTAAGGGTTTATTGATATCTTTGTACAGATGTCCGAGTTGGGGTTTTGTGGGAGGAAAGGACTATATAAACCATGCCAGACATCTGGGACTCTTCACTAATCTCTGCTGTGTGAAAACACAGCCTTCCTCATCATCCTGTAACATTGTCCTATGCTTTACTGGCTGAACCAAACCCAAGAATTATATAAGAACAATCGAGTTTTAAATTTCTCTCCCCGTACCTAACACACATGATGGCCCACACTTGACTCTTTACTGTGACTATCTTCTTATCATTTGTGAATTGTCATGGTAAAAACTAGGGAAGTGTCTGAAGAGAAAGTTAAGATAAAACGTTAGACTTCTTACATCTCATTAGAATAAAAATCTCTTGTTCTagataaaaacacagactcaagTTGGGGGAGGGCCGGAGGGAgtgaggagtggggagggaggggaaatggTGTGCTTTCACTGAACTGGAGCAAGctagggcatatggcacacctcccgggGGAGGGGCACAGCTACAACGTGGACTCCACCTAATAAAcccaaaccatgtaacctaatcgtttgtaccttcatgttaatctgaaattttaaaaaaggagaagaaaaaaatctcttgttCTCATATTCTTTGTTATCCAAAATTGAATCAATAATGGTACAAACAAGGATACTCAATACAGGATACTGTTCTAAAGCTTTTTATTTGAATTCAGTAATTCTGGCTAACCAAGTCTCCCTGGTTTCTTTGACCTCAGGCAATTGTAGTATATTTGCATAGTTGTCCCCCCAAATGGCTTTCTAGACAATTGCAATGTTTAAAGAATTGAcaggatgttaaaaaaaaaagtggagagaaTTTTAACAGAATGTTAAGAATAATTACTGTGTATACAAAgtaaatttgtaatttattttcttattgttctcTTTTCTACTTATAGATGTAAGCTTTCTTTCATTGATAGgctttttttataatataaaatgatgTTAAAGTTTTGCTTTTCTAAAGGTAGGAGAAATTCACCATGAATACCTTCAAAATGTGTATATTTgacaaatattcaataaatataagtGTGATTGCTATATACATACATAAGACCTATGAACATACTaggtattaaataataatttcttattcaATGAACATGCTAAATTTAAAAGAGATAAATCTTGTCTTAGTATAGTCTTTCTTACTGTTTTTCCCTTGCAGCAAGTTCTGTACtatttgggaagaaaaataaaacaaagcagaaatgtgcaaggaagaaaatgaaagttctctttcatcCTAGATGGGCAATAACAATTTGTTGCCTAATTCTCCAGACTTCTTACCACTGACATCGTGTGTGTTGTCCTTtgctagaaaaattaaattatgctgTACTCTTTTGTAgacttcattttctattttatacctTGATAGGGCACAGTGCAGGGATCCGCCCTGAATAGAACTGAGAACAGGGACGCAGAAAGAGGTGCACAAGTCCAGCCCAGAAAGGAATGAGGGCACCAACCCCATTATGTTCCCACCCTGCCTTAACCCATGTGCCGACTTCCTTTTCAAACTCAGCCCACCCACACCTGTGTGAATGAAGGCCACATTGCCCACACAATGGTTTGGATTCCATTCCCTTTTGTTCATGTCTTAGAATAACCTCTGATAGCTCATGAACATTTTTCTATGTCAGtacatcatttttccttttctttcacaaatatttaatgtACAAAAGATTCACTCATAGTACCATGAAATAAAAACTCATATAaggattttaatttcctttctctaCTTATTTCATCTTGTCCCATCTCCTAGGAATAGCCACTTAAAAATTTTGATGGCACTTTTTCTAATTAAGTTTTATTGTCAGACATAATAGTCAGATGACTCAGGGATAGACCtcatattttttgaatttttattttttaaaaatttttttttatttttggaggcaCTTACTTTACTAATTGACAAAGATTCAAAATGAAAAGCCATTACCTTTATAATTGGTGTTTTGAAATCAAATGGTGCCAGGATATCCAACTCATATACCCTGAAgatgttagaaatgaaaacagcttACTCGGTAGGAGACCATTCATAACCACACATCAAAGATTTGCATGTCACTGTTTGCATGCAAGGGTAAGTCACTAGATTTTCTCACAATGTGGCACATTTTAAAACCGTCCTACTTGGATGACAGCCAAATAACATCTTGTCTACATTGTCTTCTTTGTCCAATTAAGTTCCTCTTGTCCACAGTGGACTCCATTGTATTTGAGGTCTCAGCTGCAATCGTGATACTTCCAGCCATCCTCAGAACTTACTATTGAGGAGCGAGCAGAGGCTTGGAAAAGCAAAAGGACTCAAGTGCTAATCCTGGTGGGGTTGCAACTGTGAACTTGGGCAGGTCATCTAACCTCTCCAGGCTTCAATTTCTTATCTGTGAATTGAAGAGATTAATTGCTGAGATTCTTGTCCATTCTAAAATCTGAGTCTATAAACTGTACTTCCAAACTTTTTATTATGTCTGTATTTGCAGTGTCGTTCATCTGGTCAACCAGTTAGCTACCTCTTACAGTTTAAAGGTCCTATTACTTCTAATTCTTTGCCTCCAACTCACATTAACTACAAATTCTTGAAATCCCATGATCAGAGAGTCCAATACGGTCTTGCCTGTTCCTGGGGCATGGCCTCACCATCTGCAGGCCCAGGTAGGGGCTGAGAGTGCGTGAAAGCACCAGACACTTCCTTAGTGGGTCTGCCTGCAGCATGCTGAATGATATTTTTTCCATTGGCAAAAACTGGTATAATTATTTCTTGGTATTAATTTGCAGTTTGAAATCAAATTCCTTGcttatacaataaaattaaattgtaaaGTGTTCAACTTCTAggaaattatttgtaaatatgcAATGATATATTTGAAGGCAATCAAAATATTGGCAACCCAAATCTGAAGGGACAGAATTCAACCACTGTAAGACAAAAAATTACCAGAAAAATAATGCCTCACATAGAAATGATATCATTAGACCATTAGAAGTACATGTATCATCTCATTTTGCCTTTATGATAACCCTTTTTGGATTATTACCTCCATTTGACAAATGAAGACACTGAAATTAGAGAAGCTTTATAGCTTAGTCAAGATGATTCAGGAAGTTAGTAAAAAGTTGGGCTAGAGTCCAGATTTCCTGACTCCCAGAAGCTGTATAAATTGAATGCAGATTTCCTGTAAACCCCCGTCCTCTGATTTAATACCAGCCCAGAGGGTAATAGTTTCACTTCCTTTCTATGACCATCCTCCAAAGAGGTATGAAGGACAGTCCTGCTTGGTCCTATCCAATGCATTTCATGATTGTtacttttaccatttttaaatgtagaacatttgcttatttttacttaaaaaaataaagtaaaaaaatacatcacTTAAAAAACCCACATCCTCTAAGCCATGAAGACATGTCAGGTGTCAAACTCCTGTCATATTCAATGTCAGCTTTTTAATTCTGTTTGAAAACCATGTGCTACTGAGCACCAGGAAGCCCGTGCTCAGCGTCACGTAGTATACAGCGTAGAACGGGATGATACATATGACAAGGTTCTGGAAAACAACCTGGGGAGAAATCAGGCATGAGGTCCAAGAGCCTGGGCTTTTCACATGGTTGCTGCTAACTAGTATGGCAAACAAAAGGTGAGGAATGGCTGCTAACTAATGTTGGCTACCCTTGTATTGCTCAGAGACCCGCAGTCTACTGTAAGCGTTGCTGATAGAGGAGCTGGCCTATCACACATTTGCACCAAGGATTAATGCGGGGTATAAATCCATATCACTTACCCTCCATCCACTAGAATGAATTTCCTAAATGCCAATATCACTTAACATGACGATTCTAAATCTCAGTGATGATAATGATAAACATAGGACAACAGGTAAATTTCAAAAAGCACAAACAGAAAACCTACATCAGAACACAGTGATTAAACCTGAGTGCAAAAATTTATACAGCAGTCAGCTAAAACACAACAGATGGTCCCGAAATGGATTCTTCCACATCTGAAACTGAAGAAGGCAGCACTGTAGACAAAAGGAATTCAGACGGATTCTTTAACAAATGGTATTGTGAAAATTACCTGCCCTCTAAACAGAAAAATCCCATTAGATTCCAGTCTTGTACCAGATACCATAATAGGTTTCAAGTGGATTGAAGGCTTAAAAGCCAAAGAACAggttaggagaaaatattttcaacatatatCACCAGCAAGGGATTGATATCTATAATACATGTATAAACTCacacaaataaaaagacaagcaaatcaatggaaaaatgggcaaagtataCAAAGAGGCGATTAATGTGAAGAAACAATTAAATCCAATAAATAATCAGAAATGTGCTGAACTTCACTATTAATCTTTTTTAACTAAATTCTTACGACTATAACAAAAGATTCAGCATTTCACATGGGAAGTGCTCAGttgtatccattttatttttttgccttttgaatGTTTTGCAAAGTCTTTTTTGCTTAGCCAACACTCCAACACTTCAGGATTATTAATGTTCTTCAGGTGAGCAATTCACCAAGTTTACCAAATCTCCTAACCAGCCAAGGTACAGAAGGAGCCCTGTGTTGGAGGTGAGAGGAGGCGTGGCAACGCAGAGCATGCCACCCTCCATGGCCCAGACAAAGGTACTGGTTTACCAAGAACTTATTTATTCCGATTATGTAAAAATGGGTGGGCTGTGAGACCTAAGACAGCTGAGGCCCCCAGGCTCTGGGCCCATCAGAATCTTCCCAAAT includes these proteins:
- the TMEM244 gene encoding LOW QUALITY PROTEIN: transmembrane protein 244 (The sequence of the model RefSeq protein was modified relative to this genomic sequence to represent the inferred CDS: inserted 1 base in 1 codon; substituted 1 base at 1 genomic stop codon), giving the protein MAGLRIPCERRNTNSWAPPQMNQIRNPGWGPWIRVVPGPEVSSNHVKSPGSWTSCLISPQVVFQNLVICIIPFYAVYYVTLSTGCGFFKVYELDILAPFDFKTXNYKVLLISTEVKXMVCALLFVLVVEEWVWDYAISITVLHVAVTSTIMSEFPLTSHWWAALDISELFQFKFSNGQK